One window from the genome of Ideonella sp. WA131b encodes:
- the ileS gene encoding isoleucine--tRNA ligase, producing MSTDTPAPRASDAATDHRATLNLPDTPFPMRGDLARREPGWVQAWNDEGLYQRLREARRGAPLFVLHDGPPYANGAIHMGHAVNKVLKDMIVKARQLAGFDAHYVPGWDCHGLPIENAIEKKHGRSLSRDEMQAKSRAYATEQIAQQMADFQRLGVLGDWEHRYATMDPANEAGEIRAFKRVIERGFVYRGLKPVFWCFDCGSSLAEFEIEYADKKSQTLDVGFLCAEPDKLAAAFGLPEIVGEAFAVIWTTTAWTIPANQALNLNPALEYALVHTERGQLVLAASLVEKCLARYGLQGHVVATTLGEKLGGIQFHHPLAHVDAGYDRLSPVYLADYATADDGTGLVHSSPAYGLDDFNSCVAHGMKTDEILNPVQGHGSYAAEFPLFGGQNIWKAVPVIIEALRDAGRLFATETITHSYPHCWRHKTPVIYRAAAQWFVRMDEGVGVFTKDKAPKTLRQLALDAIDATGFYPENGRARLRDMIANRPDWCISRQRSWGVPLPFFLHKDSGELHPRTMEILDQAADVVERGGIEAWSRLSAADVLGPEDGALYTKSSDILEVWFDSGSTFWHVLRNQHPQGHHASGPEADLYLEGHDQHRGWFHSSLLLACALFDRAPYRGLLTHGFTVDSQGRKMSKSLGNGIEPQKVSSTLGAEIIRLWVAASDYSGDIAGDDKILARVVDAYRRIRNTLRFLLANTADFDPAQHAVPAAQMLEIDRWALARAAELQAQILAHYEVYEFHPVVAKLQVYCSEDLGAFYLDVLKDRLYTTAPGSLARRSAQTALWQITQAMLRWMAPFLSFTAEEGWALCGDSPSIFTATYWRFDNGAAPNAALLAKWATVRAVRELVNKEIEAVRATGAVGSSLQATVRITAPAAEYGVLASLGDDLKFVFITSVAELKAGDALHVEVRPSAATKCERCWHWREDVGHDPAHPGLCGRCTSNLHGAGETRKVA from the coding sequence ATGAGCACCGACACCCCCGCCCCCCGCGCCAGCGACGCCGCGACCGACCACCGCGCCACGCTGAACCTGCCCGACACGCCCTTCCCCATGCGCGGCGACCTTGCCAGGCGCGAGCCAGGCTGGGTGCAGGCCTGGAACGACGAAGGCTTGTACCAGCGCCTGCGCGAGGCTCGGCGCGGCGCGCCCCTGTTCGTGCTGCACGACGGCCCGCCCTACGCCAACGGCGCCATCCACATGGGCCACGCCGTCAACAAGGTGCTGAAGGACATGATCGTCAAGGCGCGGCAGCTCGCCGGCTTCGACGCGCACTACGTGCCGGGCTGGGATTGCCACGGCCTGCCGATCGAAAACGCCATCGAGAAAAAACACGGCCGTAGCTTGAGCCGCGACGAGATGCAGGCCAAGAGCCGCGCCTACGCCACCGAGCAGATCGCGCAGCAGATGGCCGACTTCCAGCGCCTGGGCGTGCTCGGCGACTGGGAGCACCGCTATGCCACCATGGACCCGGCCAACGAGGCCGGCGAGATCCGCGCCTTCAAGCGCGTCATCGAACGCGGCTTCGTCTACCGCGGCCTCAAGCCCGTGTTCTGGTGCTTCGACTGCGGCAGCTCGCTGGCCGAGTTCGAGATCGAGTACGCCGACAAGAAGAGCCAGACGCTGGACGTCGGCTTCCTGTGCGCCGAGCCCGACAAGCTGGCCGCGGCCTTTGGCCTGCCCGAGATCGTCGGCGAAGCGTTTGCGGTGATCTGGACGACGACCGCCTGGACCATCCCGGCCAACCAGGCACTGAACCTGAACCCGGCGCTCGAGTACGCGCTCGTGCACACCGAGCGCGGGCAGCTGGTGCTGGCGGCCAGCCTGGTGGAGAAGTGCCTGGCGCGCTACGGCCTGCAAGGCCACGTGGTGGCCACCACGCTGGGCGAAAAGCTCGGCGGCATCCAGTTCCACCACCCGCTCGCCCACGTGGACGCCGGCTACGACCGCCTGAGCCCCGTGTATCTGGCCGACTACGCCACGGCCGATGACGGCACCGGCCTCGTGCACAGCAGCCCGGCCTACGGCCTGGACGATTTCAACTCGTGCGTCGCGCACGGCATGAAGACCGATGAGATCCTGAACCCGGTGCAGGGCCACGGCAGCTACGCGGCCGAGTTCCCGCTCTTCGGCGGTCAGAACATCTGGAAGGCGGTGCCGGTGATCATCGAGGCACTGCGCGACGCGGGCCGCCTGTTCGCCACCGAGACCATCACGCACAGCTACCCGCACTGCTGGCGCCACAAGACGCCGGTGATCTACCGCGCCGCGGCACAGTGGTTCGTGCGCATGGACGAAGGCGTGGGCGTGTTCACCAAGGACAAGGCCCCGAAGACGCTGCGCCAGCTGGCGCTGGACGCCATCGACGCGACGGGCTTCTACCCCGAGAACGGCCGCGCGCGGCTGCGCGACATGATCGCCAACCGGCCCGATTGGTGCATCAGCCGCCAGCGCAGCTGGGGCGTGCCGCTGCCCTTCTTCCTGCACAAGGACAGTGGCGAGCTGCACCCGCGCACCATGGAGATCCTCGACCAGGCGGCCGATGTCGTCGAGCGCGGCGGCATCGAGGCCTGGAGCCGGCTGAGCGCTGCCGACGTCCTGGGCCCCGAGGACGGTGCGCTCTACACCAAGAGCAGCGACATCCTGGAGGTCTGGTTCGACAGCGGCAGCACCTTCTGGCACGTGCTGCGCAACCAGCACCCGCAAGGCCACCACGCCAGCGGCCCCGAGGCCGACCTGTACCTCGAAGGCCACGACCAGCACCGCGGCTGGTTCCACAGCTCGCTGCTGCTGGCCTGCGCCCTCTTCGACCGCGCGCCTTACCGCGGCCTGCTCACGCACGGCTTCACGGTGGACAGCCAGGGCCGCAAGATGAGCAAGTCTCTCGGCAATGGCATCGAGCCGCAGAAGGTGAGCTCCACGCTCGGCGCCGAGATCATCCGCCTGTGGGTGGCGGCCTCCGACTACTCGGGCGACATTGCGGGCGACGACAAGATCCTCGCCCGGGTGGTGGACGCCTACCGCCGCATCCGCAACACGCTGCGCTTCCTGCTGGCCAACACGGCCGACTTCGACCCCGCGCAGCACGCCGTGCCCGCGGCGCAGATGCTGGAGATCGACCGCTGGGCCCTGGCCCGCGCGGCCGAGCTGCAGGCGCAGATCCTGGCGCACTACGAGGTCTACGAGTTCCACCCCGTGGTGGCCAAGCTGCAGGTGTACTGCTCCGAGGACCTGGGCGCCTTCTACCTGGATGTGCTCAAGGACCGCCTCTACACCACCGCGCCCGGCAGCCTGGCGCGTCGCAGCGCGCAGACGGCGCTGTGGCAGATCACGCAGGCGATGCTGCGCTGGATGGCACCTTTCCTCAGCTTCACCGCCGAGGAGGGGTGGGCGCTGTGTGGCGACTCGCCGTCCATCTTCACGGCCACCTACTGGCGATTCGACAACGGCGCCGCACCCAACGCGGCGCTGCTGGCCAAGTGGGCCACCGTGCGCGCCGTGCGCGAGCTGGTCAACAAGGAGATCGAGGCCGTGCGCGCCACCGGTGCCGTGGGCTCGTCGCTGCAGGCCACCGTGCGCATCACCGCACCGGCGGCCGAGTATGGGGTGCTGGCCAGCCTGGGCGACGACCTGAAATTCGTGTTCATCACCTCGGTGGCGGAGCTGAAGGCGGGCGATGCGCTGCACGTGGAGGTTCGGCCCTCCGCCGCGACCAAGTGCGAACGCTGCTGGCACTGGCGCGAAGACGTGGGCCACGACCCGGCCCATCCCGGGCTGTGCGGCCGCTGCACCAGCAACCTCCATGGCGCGGGCGAGACCCGCAAAGTGGCCTGA
- a CDS encoding bifunctional riboflavin kinase/FAD synthetase translates to MRIHRRLSLDLGSTSDVGCALTIGNFDGVHRGHQAMLALLVNEARHRGVPSCVLTFEPHPRDFFAARAGKPELAPARIATLRDKLAELERCGIDRVVVARFDERLASMPAEAFITDVLQEGLRARYVLVGDDFSFGARRQGNYAMLDAAGAERGSGGFDVARMMSYEVHGLRVSSSAVREALAGGDMARAEALLGRPYAISGRVQHGRKLGRDLGFRTLNLRFDHARPAAMGIFVVRVHGLADAPLPGVASLGVRPTVEDAGRVLLEVHCLDWPAALGLEDGYGRRVRVDLLCKLHDELRYDSLEALREGIARDTEAARAWHARAGRVAP, encoded by the coding sequence ATGCGCATTCACCGCCGCCTTTCGCTGGACCTCGGCAGCACGTCTGACGTCGGCTGCGCACTGACCATCGGCAACTTCGACGGCGTGCACCGTGGCCACCAGGCCATGCTGGCGCTGCTGGTGAACGAGGCCCGCCATCGCGGTGTGCCCAGTTGCGTGCTGACCTTCGAGCCGCACCCGCGCGACTTCTTCGCCGCACGCGCGGGCAAGCCCGAGCTCGCACCGGCGCGCATCGCCACGCTGCGCGACAAGCTCGCCGAGCTCGAGCGCTGCGGCATCGACCGCGTGGTGGTGGCGCGCTTCGACGAGCGGCTGGCCTCGATGCCCGCCGAGGCCTTCATCACCGACGTGCTGCAAGAGGGCCTGCGCGCCCGCTACGTGCTCGTGGGCGACGACTTCAGCTTCGGCGCGCGCCGCCAGGGCAACTACGCCATGCTCGACGCCGCCGGGGCCGAACGCGGATCCGGCGGCTTCGACGTGGCCCGCATGATGAGCTACGAGGTGCACGGCCTGCGCGTCAGCAGCTCGGCCGTGCGCGAGGCGCTGGCCGGCGGCGACATGGCGCGCGCCGAGGCGCTTTTGGGCCGCCCCTACGCCATCAGCGGCCGTGTCCAGCACGGCCGCAAGCTCGGCCGCGACCTGGGCTTCCGCACGCTGAACCTGCGCTTCGACCACGCCCGGCCGGCCGCCATGGGCATCTTCGTCGTGCGCGTGCACGGCCTGGCGGATGCACCGCTGCCCGGCGTGGCCAGCCTGGGCGTGCGTCCCACGGTCGAGGACGCCGGCCGCGTGCTGCTGGAGGTTCACTGTCTGGACTGGCCCGCCGCGCTCGGCCTTGAGGACGGCTACGGCCGCCGCGTGCGCGTGGACCTGCTGTGCAAGCTGCACGACGAGCTCAGGTACGACTCGCTCGAGGCGCTGCGCGAGGGCATCGCGCGCGACACCGAGGCTGCCCGCGCGTGGCACGCCCGAGCCGGGCGGGTGGCCCCGTAG
- a CDS encoding glycosyltransferase family 4 protein produces the protein MKERHVGISLGNIGALHDGLGEFSWQIGQRLAARAARWRAEHGLVLHVHCRERLGPLFGSTVRYIPVNRWQRWRHVRPEQFALWHSLHQLNKTLPPAGTAVRLATVHDLNYLYGRNALSIWRHDQRTRALMARTDELAAISHHTAADVRRHLGWTGEITVIHNGARSFAGSPQQPLPGWTLDPGQPFLFHLSRMSPSKNPQALLGLAAEWPEMMFVLAGPPSDDAKALRAANRLPNVQFHLGVDDAQKAWAYARCAGFLFPSLTEGFGLPPIEAMHFGKPVFLSRLTCLPEIGGHAADYFDGFEPASMRAVVERGLARHASEPGRADVVRAHAARFDWDRAGAAYAALYLRLLGLPPDAA, from the coding sequence ATGAAGGAGCGCCACGTCGGCATCAGCCTGGGCAACATCGGTGCACTGCACGACGGGCTCGGGGAGTTTTCCTGGCAGATCGGCCAACGCTTGGCCGCGCGTGCGGCGCGCTGGCGCGCCGAGCACGGCCTGGTGCTGCACGTGCACTGCCGCGAACGGCTGGGCCCCTTGTTCGGAAGCACGGTGCGCTACATCCCCGTCAACCGCTGGCAGCGCTGGCGCCACGTGCGGCCGGAGCAGTTTGCCCTCTGGCACAGCCTTCACCAGTTGAACAAGACGCTGCCGCCGGCCGGCACGGCGGTGCGCCTGGCCACGGTGCACGACCTCAACTACCTCTACGGCCGCAACGCCCTGAGCATCTGGCGCCACGACCAGCGGACCCGCGCGCTGATGGCCCGGACTGACGAGCTGGCCGCCATCAGCCACCACACTGCGGCCGACGTGCGCCGCCACCTCGGCTGGACCGGGGAGATCACCGTCATCCACAACGGCGCGCGCAGCTTCGCCGGCTCGCCGCAGCAGCCGCTTCCGGGCTGGACGCTCGATCCCGGGCAGCCGTTCCTTTTCCACCTCAGCCGCATGTCGCCGTCGAAGAACCCGCAGGCCCTGCTGGGCCTGGCGGCCGAGTGGCCGGAGATGATGTTCGTTCTTGCGGGCCCGCCGAGCGACGACGCCAAGGCGTTGCGGGCTGCCAACCGGCTGCCCAACGTGCAGTTCCACCTGGGTGTGGACGACGCCCAGAAGGCCTGGGCCTACGCCCGCTGCGCGGGGTTCCTTTTCCCGAGCTTGACGGAGGGCTTCGGCCTGCCGCCGATCGAGGCCATGCACTTCGGCAAGCCGGTCTTTCTGAGCAGATTGACCTGCCTGCCCGAGATCGGTGGCCACGCCGCCGACTACTTCGACGGGTTCGAGCCGGCCTCGATGCGCGCGGTGGTGGAGCGAGGCCTGGCCCGCCACGCGTCCGAGCCCGGCCGCGCCGACGTGGTGCGCGCCCATGCGGCCCGCTTCGATTGGGACCGCGCCGGTGCCGCCTATGCGGCGCTGTACCTGCGGCTGCTGGGCCTGCCGCCGGATGCGGCTTGA
- a CDS encoding glycosyltransferase family 2 protein, whose product MPAWTALLKRRLALWNRRRLRRRHLARQVPYAQWCARHDEPTPTRRQAWEQAVAHRGPDLDTALLLVASAPPDAAQLASLRAQSLRHWRLLVALTGPNRRAIAEAWEAEARADARVHLLPDPQPDAAAALRTLLAATVQPWCAVLDANERWAPHALLALQAAARRDTVLVYGDEDSLDAQGARIDPWFKPDFDADSLWALDSLGAPALWRTSALRERLGTEPLEPGAERHDLLLRGTQGLTAELVQHVPGVLAHRRTLPRDALAASRAVQRALLRAGEAAHAEPDADPPAARAGLVRVRFAVPAPVPQVSIVIPTRNGLELLQRAVEGIRELTTWPHYDITVVDNGSDDTACLRWMAAAERAGHLRVLRDDRPFNFAALNNAAVARTTGDLIALVNNDVELLTPGWLEEMASLALRPGVGAVGARLWYEDGTLQHGGVLLGIGEVAAHTLRGLPRGDGGPGARTLRLQGYLAVTAACLVVQRAHWNRVGGMDEGLAVAFNDIDFCLKLAAAGLRNLWTPHAEMLHFESISRGRDHDPAKKARYRAEADVMRQRWGPWIASDPFYNPQLSSVHDDFSLAEPPR is encoded by the coding sequence ATGCCCGCCTGGACCGCCCTGCTCAAGCGCCGGCTCGCGCTGTGGAACCGGCGCCGGCTGCGGCGACGGCACCTGGCGCGTCAGGTGCCCTACGCCCAGTGGTGCGCGCGACACGACGAGCCCACGCCCACACGGCGGCAGGCTTGGGAACAGGCCGTTGCGCATCGGGGCCCCGATCTCGACACCGCTTTGTTGCTCGTGGCCTCGGCCCCGCCGGACGCCGCCCAGCTTGCCAGTCTGCGTGCGCAGTCGCTCCGGCACTGGCGGCTGCTGGTTGCGCTGACCGGTCCCAACCGCAGGGCCATCGCCGAGGCCTGGGAGGCTGAGGCCCGGGCGGATGCCCGGGTGCACCTGCTCCCCGATCCTCAGCCCGATGCCGCTGCGGCACTGCGCACCTTGCTCGCGGCCACGGTGCAGCCCTGGTGTGCGGTGCTCGACGCGAACGAGCGCTGGGCACCGCACGCCCTGCTGGCGCTGCAGGCCGCCGCGCGTAGAGACACTGTGCTGGTTTACGGCGACGAGGACAGCCTCGATGCGCAGGGCGCGCGCATCGACCCGTGGTTCAAGCCGGATTTCGACGCCGACTCGCTGTGGGCACTGGACAGCCTCGGCGCCCCCGCCCTCTGGCGCACGAGCGCGCTGCGCGAACGCCTGGGCACCGAGCCGCTGGAGCCTGGCGCTGAACGACACGATCTCCTGCTGCGCGGCACGCAGGGTCTGACCGCCGAGCTCGTGCAGCACGTGCCCGGCGTGCTGGCTCACCGGCGGACGCTGCCGCGCGACGCGCTGGCTGCCTCCCGTGCCGTGCAGCGCGCGTTGCTGCGGGCCGGCGAGGCCGCTCACGCAGAGCCCGACGCCGACCCGCCGGCGGCCCGCGCCGGCCTCGTGCGCGTGCGCTTCGCGGTGCCCGCGCCGGTCCCGCAGGTGAGCATCGTGATCCCCACGCGCAACGGGCTGGAGCTGCTGCAGAGGGCCGTCGAAGGCATCCGCGAGCTCACCACCTGGCCGCACTACGACATCACGGTCGTCGACAACGGCTCCGACGACACGGCCTGCCTGCGCTGGATGGCCGCAGCGGAGCGTGCCGGCCACCTGCGCGTGCTGCGAGACGACCGACCGTTCAACTTCGCGGCGCTCAACAACGCCGCCGTGGCCCGGACGACGGGCGACCTGATCGCGCTGGTGAACAACGACGTCGAGCTGCTCACGCCGGGCTGGCTGGAGGAAATGGCGTCGCTGGCCCTGCGGCCCGGCGTCGGGGCCGTGGGTGCGCGGCTGTGGTACGAGGACGGCACGCTGCAGCACGGCGGCGTGCTGCTGGGTATCGGGGAGGTGGCTGCGCACACGCTGCGCGGCCTGCCCCGCGGCGATGGCGGCCCGGGCGCGCGCACGCTGCGCCTGCAGGGCTATCTGGCCGTGACGGCAGCCTGCCTCGTGGTGCAGCGGGCGCACTGGAACCGCGTCGGCGGCATGGACGAGGGCTTGGCCGTGGCCTTCAACGACATCGACTTCTGCCTGAAGCTGGCCGCCGCCGGTCTGCGCAACCTCTGGACACCGCACGCCGAGATGCTGCACTTCGAGTCGATCAGCCGCGGGCGCGACCACGACCCGGCCAAGAAGGCCCGCTACCGTGCAGAGGCCGACGTGATGCGGCAGCGGTGGGGGCCATGGATCGCCAGCGATCCCTTCTACAACCCGCAGCTGTCGTCGGTGCACGACGACTTCTCGCTCGCCGAGCCTCCGCGCTGA
- a CDS encoding FkbM family methyltransferase — MPTLLDPDRPIHDIELLKQLRGRRLSGRLRTLAVIGAHRFDELPLVNRVFPGLQRIALFEPLAGPLAVLQGLAARDRRITVFPVAVSDRDGVADFHVTSNDGESSSLLHFGSHGELFPQVQVQETIRVPTRRLDAALAEAGLPAPDVLIVDVQGAEHQVLAALPRALLQHVRVIYTEVSTEAVYAGSGLLPQVEALLAWRFDNLGFAPLRPDVPMHGNVLFVARDDVPEALALTPAGRVRAAWQRWRLARRPRRAVAQA; from the coding sequence ATGCCTACGCTGCTGGATCCCGACCGTCCGATTCACGACATCGAGTTGCTCAAGCAACTGCGCGGCCGACGGCTGTCGGGCCGGCTGCGCACGCTGGCGGTGATCGGCGCGCACCGCTTCGACGAGCTGCCGCTGGTGAACCGCGTCTTCCCCGGCCTGCAGCGCATCGCGCTTTTCGAGCCGCTGGCCGGGCCGCTGGCAGTGCTGCAGGGCCTGGCCGCGCGCGACCGCCGAATCACGGTGTTTCCGGTGGCTGTGTCCGACCGCGACGGCGTGGCCGATTTCCACGTCACCAGCAACGATGGCGAGTCCAGCTCGTTGCTGCACTTCGGCTCACACGGCGAGCTCTTCCCCCAGGTGCAGGTGCAGGAGACGATCCGCGTGCCCACGCGGCGGCTCGATGCCGCGCTGGCCGAGGCCGGCCTGCCGGCGCCTGATGTGCTGATCGTCGATGTGCAGGGCGCGGAGCATCAGGTGCTCGCGGCGCTGCCGCGTGCGCTGCTGCAGCACGTGAGGGTCATCTACACCGAGGTCAGCACCGAGGCCGTGTACGCCGGCAGCGGGCTGCTGCCGCAGGTGGAGGCCTTGCTGGCCTGGCGCTTCGACAACCTGGGCTTCGCGCCGCTCAGGCCCGACGTGCCGATGCACGGCAACGTGCTGTTCGTGGCGCGTGACGACGTGCCCGAGGCGCTGGCCCTGACGCCGGCCGGCCGGGTTCGTGCGGCCTGGCAGCGTTGGCGGCTTGCGCGGCGTCCCCGACGCGCCGTGGCGCAGGCATGA
- a CDS encoding glycosyltransferase — translation MNEPLISVVIPTFRSATLLPGALDSLARQLWRGFEVIVSDGASDDGTPELARAYAGSLPALRVDSRPDSGVYDAINRGVAQARGEWVLVLGSDDRLHANDTLARVAPLLQSTTAEWVHGDVRMMAASPDGVAAGGRYAGPMPLARLLKANICQQAIFYRRRLIEGLAGFDSRYRIWADWAFNLRAAFQTPPEWIDLIVADYAATGLSARQGDPLLQAELPELIRREFAARAGDAALRPLSRHLLRQADALRRRGRWGEALRQIGTWARVRLG, via the coding sequence ATGAACGAGCCGCTCATCAGCGTCGTCATCCCCACTTTCCGAAGCGCGACCTTGCTGCCAGGGGCACTGGACTCGCTGGCGCGCCAGCTCTGGCGCGGCTTCGAGGTGATCGTCAGCGACGGTGCCTCCGACGACGGCACGCCCGAGCTGGCCCGGGCGTATGCCGGCTCGCTGCCGGCGCTGCGCGTCGACTCCCGCCCCGACTCCGGCGTGTACGACGCCATCAACCGCGGCGTTGCGCAGGCGCGCGGCGAATGGGTGCTGGTGCTGGGCAGCGACGACCGCCTGCACGCCAACGACACGCTGGCCCGCGTCGCGCCGCTGCTGCAGTCGACCACCGCCGAGTGGGTGCACGGCGACGTGCGCATGATGGCCGCCAGCCCCGACGGCGTGGCCGCCGGCGGCCGCTACGCCGGCCCGATGCCGCTGGCGCGGCTGCTGAAGGCCAACATCTGCCAGCAGGCGATCTTCTACCGCCGCCGGCTGATCGAAGGACTCGCCGGCTTCGACTCGCGCTACCGCATCTGGGCCGATTGGGCCTTCAACCTTCGAGCGGCCTTCCAGACCCCGCCAGAGTGGATCGACCTGATCGTGGCCGACTATGCGGCCACCGGCCTGAGCGCACGCCAGGGCGACCCGCTGTTGCAGGCCGAACTGCCGGAACTGATACGCCGCGAGTTCGCCGCGCGCGCTGGTGATGCCGCGCTGCGCCCCCTCTCGCGCCACCTGTTGCGCCAGGCAGACGCCTTGCGCCGCCGCGGGCGCTGGGGCGAGGCGCTGCGCCAGATCGGCACCTGGGCCCGGGTGCGGCTGGGCTGA
- a CDS encoding pseudouridine synthase produces the protein MSAPRQHWADILFRQGFGTRHECLGLLAAGQVRHGGTPVTDPQAMVETAGLQFEVGGVHWPWCEPALVLLHKPAGVECSRTPRDHPGVLSLLPAPLRRRGVQPVGRLDVDTTGLLLLTDDGGLIHRYTHPKRHVAKVYLATTRHPVDAATAAALCAGVVLHDDPAPVRAAACEVLDAHTLRLTLTDGRYHQVKRMVAAVANRCEALHRVSFGPWVLPADLAPGQWRWADRPASPSAPA, from the coding sequence GTGAGCGCGCCGCGCCAGCACTGGGCCGACATCCTGTTCCGCCAGGGCTTCGGCACGCGCCACGAGTGCCTGGGGCTGCTGGCCGCCGGCCAGGTGCGCCACGGCGGCACACCCGTGACCGACCCACAGGCCATGGTCGAGACGGCCGGCCTGCAGTTCGAGGTCGGCGGCGTGCACTGGCCGTGGTGCGAGCCCGCCCTGGTGCTCCTGCACAAGCCGGCCGGCGTGGAGTGCTCGCGGACCCCGCGCGACCATCCCGGTGTGCTCTCGCTGCTGCCGGCGCCGCTGCGCCGCCGCGGCGTGCAGCCGGTGGGTCGGCTCGATGTCGACACCACGGGGCTGCTGCTGCTCACCGACGACGGCGGCCTGATCCACCGCTACACCCATCCGAAGCGGCACGTCGCCAAGGTCTACCTCGCCACCACGCGCCATCCGGTGGACGCCGCAACGGCTGCGGCCCTTTGCGCGGGGGTCGTGCTGCACGACGATCCGGCGCCGGTGCGCGCGGCCGCCTGCGAGGTGCTGGATGCACACACGCTGCGCCTGACGCTGACCGACGGCCGGTATCACCAGGTCAAGCGCATGGTGGCGGCGGTGGCCAACCGTTGCGAGGCGCTGCACCGGGTGTCGTTCGGCCCCTGGGTGCTGCCGGCCGATCTGGCACCAGGGCAATGGCGATGGGCCGACCGGCCTGCGTCGCCGTCAGCGCCGGCTTGA
- a CDS encoding P1 family peptidase — MNLAQPLPYPGTLTDVAGLAVGHAAMAGRPTGCTVVLCPDGASAGVAQRGGAPGTRETDLLRPENAVPVVHGLLLTGGSAFGLDAAGGVLRWLARHGHGLAVGPARVPIVPAAVLFDLWLGDAAIHPDADCGEAACALASTAAPAQGNHGAGLGASVGKLFGIARAMKGGVGCASLRVGGVTVAALMVVNAIGDVISADGQALAGARSPDGTALYGTAQALRAGERGHTPVLPPAGAATTIGLVATDAPLSKLQAHQLAGLASHGLARAIDPLTLHDGDTLFALATGRAAAVELPDLSTLGALGAEVVARAIRNAVWHAEPLVAHGLPSMRSQAA; from the coding sequence ATGAACCTCGCGCAGCCCCTGCCCTATCCGGGAACCCTCACCGACGTCGCGGGCCTGGCGGTGGGTCACGCGGCGATGGCCGGCCGGCCCACCGGCTGCACCGTGGTGCTGTGCCCGGACGGCGCCAGCGCTGGCGTGGCACAGAGGGGCGGCGCGCCCGGCACGCGCGAGACCGACTTGTTGAGGCCCGAGAACGCCGTGCCCGTGGTGCACGGCCTGCTTTTGACCGGCGGCAGCGCGTTCGGCCTCGATGCCGCCGGCGGCGTGCTTCGCTGGCTGGCGCGCCACGGCCACGGCCTCGCCGTCGGGCCGGCGCGGGTGCCCATCGTGCCGGCGGCCGTGCTCTTCGACCTCTGGCTGGGCGACGCCGCCATCCACCCCGATGCGGACTGCGGCGAGGCCGCCTGCGCGCTGGCGTCGACGGCCGCGCCCGCGCAGGGCAACCACGGCGCCGGGCTGGGCGCCAGCGTCGGCAAGCTGTTCGGCATCGCACGGGCGATGAAGGGCGGCGTCGGCTGTGCGTCGCTGCGGGTGGGTGGCGTCACGGTGGCGGCGCTGATGGTGGTCAATGCCATCGGCGACGTGATCTCGGCCGACGGGCAAGCGCTCGCCGGCGCCCGCAGCCCCGATGGCACGGCCCTGTACGGCACGGCGCAGGCCTTGCGGGCCGGCGAGCGGGGCCACACGCCCGTGCTGCCGCCGGCCGGCGCAGCCACCACCATCGGCCTGGTGGCCACCGACGCGCCGCTGAGCAAGCTGCAAGCCCACCAGCTCGCCGGGCTGGCCAGCCACGGCCTGGCGCGCGCCATCGACCCGCTGACACTGCACGACGGCGACACGTTGTTCGCACTGGCCACCGGGCGCGCCGCCGCCGTGGAGCTGCCCGACCTCTCAACCCTGGGCGCGCTCGGGGCAGAGGTCGTGGCCCGCGCGATCCGCAACGCCGTGTGGCACGCCGAGCCGCTGGTGGCGCACGGCCTGCCATCGATGCGCAGCCAAGCCGCGTGA